From one Xiphias gladius isolate SHS-SW01 ecotype Sanya breed wild chromosome 12, ASM1685928v1, whole genome shotgun sequence genomic stretch:
- the snapc2 gene encoding snRNA-activating protein complex subunit 2 isoform X3: MVSFGEAGKLACKWQRAEQRKLLNALKRFSRTIGEHGDIDYTFLRKQVPTRSISEIHTVVESLKNKVISCASFKLKKRRWEDKKVRKPIEVWTQMASAVAGNLEEPISSAFSQMLIVSSTEPRTLRNCDPPQVRRLPTDGPVGRTIPLRPMRYLPVQGESPGTNTAHPLLILKTPAPTIGTAKKLPALSKVVRVPNSKIPPPQQQPSPTAGTSPAATCSSQTAATFCMPGSAEILAAPPTTPQPASHTVIPVPGQGSLSSSSTAVVKTPGVGSSVIQTTQQMSEQHPTTNSTQKSTLSSLHTPLSSSATSLTLLPSTAPSSLASSSSAVGSCYSTHPMLPLSTPAVAFHARLGHTSKYATKDSPRTFGVKCVVDFERIYRYLSVIHKPNEECHLTPMESAIMLNLLMSLPEELSQLDCNKLNKHLTQVYQCLSSPANSKMAGKMFKDLKDGVSAQTEALSCQDSNRTDSQHNNARTIESSDVMDGGGKKLQPDETESQSSGSNNTSSQSGNADVVGLCPPLNPFIVPLKLLMHR; the protein is encoded by the exons ATGGTCTCTTTCGGGGAGGCAG GTAAACTTGCCTGCAAATGGCAGCGAGCGGAGCAGAGGAAACTCCTGAATGCCCTGAAAAGATTCAGCAGGACCATCGGAGAACACGGAGACATCGACTATACTTTCTTGAGAAAACAGGTGCCTACTCGGTCCATTTCAGAG ATTCACACTGTGGTAGAATCTCTGAAGAACAAAGTGATCTCTTGTGCAAGCTTCAAGTTGAAAAAAAGGAGGTGGGAGGACAAGAAGGTCAGAAAGCCCATTGAGGTTTGGACACAAATGGCctctgctgtggctggaaaccTTGAAGAACCCATTTCTAGTGCTTTCTCTCAG ATGCTGATAGTGTCATCCACAGAGCCTCGCACCCTGAGGAACTGTGACCCTCCCCAAGTCCGCAGACTGCCCACAGATGGGCCTGTTGGTCGCACCATCCCTTTGAGACCAATGCGTTATTTGCCAGTCCAAG GTGAGAGCCCTGGCACCAACACTGCCCATCCTCTCCTGATACTCAAGACTCCAGCACCAACCATAGGCACAGCCAAAAAACTCCCAGCACTATCAAAAGTTGTTAGAGTGCCAAACAGCAAAATCCCCCCACCCCAGCAACAGCCTTCACCCACAGCTGGAACCTCACCTGCTGCCACCTGCTCCTCTCAAACTGCTGCCACCTTCTGCATGCCAGGTTCAGCAGAAATACTCGCTGCGCCCCCTACAACCCCACAGCCTGCCTCACACACTGTGATCCCAGTCCCAGGACAGGGCTCACTCAGTTCAAGCTCTACAGCAGTGGTAAAGACTCCAGGTGTTGGCAGCTCTGTAATCCAGACTACCCAGCAGATGTCAGAGCAACATCCTACCACCAACTCTACTCAAAAGTCCACTTTATCCAGTCTTCACACAcccctttcttcctctgccaCCAGTCTCACCCTACTCCCCAGTACTGCTCCATCATCTCTCGCCTCTTCCAGTTCAGCCGTCGGCAGCTGCTATTCCACCCACCCCATGCTCCCACTCTCCACCCCTGCCGTGGCATTTCATGCCAGGTTAGGTCACACCAGCAAATACGCCACAAAAGACAGTCCCAGGACCTTTGGTGTCAAGTGTGTAGTGGACTTTGAGAGGATCTATCGCTACCTGAGTGTCATTCACAAGCCAAATGAGGAGTGCCATCTCACCCCCATGG AAAGTGCTATCATGTTGAACCTGTTAATGTCTCTCCCTGAGGAGCTTTCCCAGCTGGACTgcaacaaactgaacaaacatcTGACCCAG GTGTACCAATGTCTCTCATCCCCTGCTAACTCCAAGATGGcaggaaaaatgtttaaagaccTAAAGGATGGAGTCTCTGCTCAGACAGAGGCACTGAGTTGTCAAGACAGCAACAGAACAGACAGTCAGCACAACAATGCTAGAACTATTGAAAGCAGTGATGTCATGGACGGTGGAGGGAAGAAACTGCAACCAGATGAAACTGAGAGCCAATCATCAGGGAGTAATAACACATCTAGCCAATCAGGGAATGCAGACGTGGTGGGACTCTGCCCCCCCCTCAACCCTTTTATAGTGCCACTGAAACTGTTGATGCACAGATAG
- the snapc2 gene encoding snRNA-activating protein complex subunit 2 isoform X1 yields the protein MKPPPRTRTKPDRNLKPDPVPQRLGKLACKWQRAEQRKLLNALKRFSRTIGEHGDIDYTFLRKQVPTRSISEIHTVVESLKNKVISCASFKLKKRRWEDKKVRKPIEVWTQMASAVAGNLEEPISSAFSQMLIVSSTEPRTLRNCDPPQVRRLPTDGPVGRTIPLRPMRYLPVQGESPGTNTAHPLLILKTPAPTIGTAKKLPALSKVVRVPNSKIPPPQQQPSPTAGTSPAATCSSQTAATFCMPGSAEILAAPPTTPQPASHTVIPVPGQGSLSSSSTAVVKTPGVGSSVIQTTQQMSEQHPTTNSTQKSTLSSLHTPLSSSATSLTLLPSTAPSSLASSSSAVGSCYSTHPMLPLSTPAVAFHARLGHTSKYATKDSPRTFGVKCVVDFERIYRYLSVIHKPNEECHLTPMESAIMLNLLMSLPEELSQLDCNKLNKHLTQVYQCLSSPANSKMAGKMFKDLKDGVSAQTEALSCQDSNRTDSQHNNARTIESSDVMDGGGKKLQPDETESQSSGSNNTSSQSGNADVVGLCPPLNPFIVPLKLLMHR from the exons atgaagccaCCTCCTCGTACTAGAACTAAACCAGATCGCAACCTGAAACCTGACCCCGTACCACAACGTTTAGGTAAACTTGCCTGCAAATGGCAGCGAGCGGAGCAGAGGAAACTCCTGAATGCCCTGAAAAGATTCAGCAGGACCATCGGAGAACACGGAGACATCGACTATACTTTCTTGAGAAAACAGGTGCCTACTCGGTCCATTTCAGAG ATTCACACTGTGGTAGAATCTCTGAAGAACAAAGTGATCTCTTGTGCAAGCTTCAAGTTGAAAAAAAGGAGGTGGGAGGACAAGAAGGTCAGAAAGCCCATTGAGGTTTGGACACAAATGGCctctgctgtggctggaaaccTTGAAGAACCCATTTCTAGTGCTTTCTCTCAG ATGCTGATAGTGTCATCCACAGAGCCTCGCACCCTGAGGAACTGTGACCCTCCCCAAGTCCGCAGACTGCCCACAGATGGGCCTGTTGGTCGCACCATCCCTTTGAGACCAATGCGTTATTTGCCAGTCCAAG GTGAGAGCCCTGGCACCAACACTGCCCATCCTCTCCTGATACTCAAGACTCCAGCACCAACCATAGGCACAGCCAAAAAACTCCCAGCACTATCAAAAGTTGTTAGAGTGCCAAACAGCAAAATCCCCCCACCCCAGCAACAGCCTTCACCCACAGCTGGAACCTCACCTGCTGCCACCTGCTCCTCTCAAACTGCTGCCACCTTCTGCATGCCAGGTTCAGCAGAAATACTCGCTGCGCCCCCTACAACCCCACAGCCTGCCTCACACACTGTGATCCCAGTCCCAGGACAGGGCTCACTCAGTTCAAGCTCTACAGCAGTGGTAAAGACTCCAGGTGTTGGCAGCTCTGTAATCCAGACTACCCAGCAGATGTCAGAGCAACATCCTACCACCAACTCTACTCAAAAGTCCACTTTATCCAGTCTTCACACAcccctttcttcctctgccaCCAGTCTCACCCTACTCCCCAGTACTGCTCCATCATCTCTCGCCTCTTCCAGTTCAGCCGTCGGCAGCTGCTATTCCACCCACCCCATGCTCCCACTCTCCACCCCTGCCGTGGCATTTCATGCCAGGTTAGGTCACACCAGCAAATACGCCACAAAAGACAGTCCCAGGACCTTTGGTGTCAAGTGTGTAGTGGACTTTGAGAGGATCTATCGCTACCTGAGTGTCATTCACAAGCCAAATGAGGAGTGCCATCTCACCCCCATGG AAAGTGCTATCATGTTGAACCTGTTAATGTCTCTCCCTGAGGAGCTTTCCCAGCTGGACTgcaacaaactgaacaaacatcTGACCCAG GTGTACCAATGTCTCTCATCCCCTGCTAACTCCAAGATGGcaggaaaaatgtttaaagaccTAAAGGATGGAGTCTCTGCTCAGACAGAGGCACTGAGTTGTCAAGACAGCAACAGAACAGACAGTCAGCACAACAATGCTAGAACTATTGAAAGCAGTGATGTCATGGACGGTGGAGGGAAGAAACTGCAACCAGATGAAACTGAGAGCCAATCATCAGGGAGTAATAACACATCTAGCCAATCAGGGAATGCAGACGTGGTGGGACTCTGCCCCCCCCTCAACCCTTTTATAGTGCCACTGAAACTGTTGATGCACAGATAG
- the snapc2 gene encoding snRNA-activating protein complex subunit 2 isoform X4 — MKPPPRTRTKPDRNLKPDPVPQRLGKLACKWQRAEQRKLLNALKRFSRTIGEHGDIDYTFLRKQVPTRSISEIHTVVESLKNKVISCASFKLKKRRWEDKKVRKPIEVWTQMASAVAGNLEEPISSAFSQMLIVSSTEPRTLRNCDPPQVRRLPTDGPVGRTIPLRPMRYLPVQGESPGTNTAHPLLILKTPAPTIGTAKKLPALSKVVRVPNSKIPPPQQQPSPTAGTSPAATCSSQTAATFCMPGSAEILAAPPTTPQPASHTVIPVPGQGSLSSSSTAVVKTPGVGSSVIQTTQQMSEQHPTTNSTQKSTLSSLHTPLSSSATSLTLLPSTAPSSLASSSSAVGSCYSTHPMLPLSTPAVAFHARLGHTSKYATKDSPRTFGVKCVVDFERIYRYLSVIHKPNEECHLTPMESAIMLNLLMSLPEELSQLDCNKLNKHLTQQYNSRAESTA; from the exons atgaagccaCCTCCTCGTACTAGAACTAAACCAGATCGCAACCTGAAACCTGACCCCGTACCACAACGTTTAGGTAAACTTGCCTGCAAATGGCAGCGAGCGGAGCAGAGGAAACTCCTGAATGCCCTGAAAAGATTCAGCAGGACCATCGGAGAACACGGAGACATCGACTATACTTTCTTGAGAAAACAGGTGCCTACTCGGTCCATTTCAGAG ATTCACACTGTGGTAGAATCTCTGAAGAACAAAGTGATCTCTTGTGCAAGCTTCAAGTTGAAAAAAAGGAGGTGGGAGGACAAGAAGGTCAGAAAGCCCATTGAGGTTTGGACACAAATGGCctctgctgtggctggaaaccTTGAAGAACCCATTTCTAGTGCTTTCTCTCAG ATGCTGATAGTGTCATCCACAGAGCCTCGCACCCTGAGGAACTGTGACCCTCCCCAAGTCCGCAGACTGCCCACAGATGGGCCTGTTGGTCGCACCATCCCTTTGAGACCAATGCGTTATTTGCCAGTCCAAG GTGAGAGCCCTGGCACCAACACTGCCCATCCTCTCCTGATACTCAAGACTCCAGCACCAACCATAGGCACAGCCAAAAAACTCCCAGCACTATCAAAAGTTGTTAGAGTGCCAAACAGCAAAATCCCCCCACCCCAGCAACAGCCTTCACCCACAGCTGGAACCTCACCTGCTGCCACCTGCTCCTCTCAAACTGCTGCCACCTTCTGCATGCCAGGTTCAGCAGAAATACTCGCTGCGCCCCCTACAACCCCACAGCCTGCCTCACACACTGTGATCCCAGTCCCAGGACAGGGCTCACTCAGTTCAAGCTCTACAGCAGTGGTAAAGACTCCAGGTGTTGGCAGCTCTGTAATCCAGACTACCCAGCAGATGTCAGAGCAACATCCTACCACCAACTCTACTCAAAAGTCCACTTTATCCAGTCTTCACACAcccctttcttcctctgccaCCAGTCTCACCCTACTCCCCAGTACTGCTCCATCATCTCTCGCCTCTTCCAGTTCAGCCGTCGGCAGCTGCTATTCCACCCACCCCATGCTCCCACTCTCCACCCCTGCCGTGGCATTTCATGCCAGGTTAGGTCACACCAGCAAATACGCCACAAAAGACAGTCCCAGGACCTTTGGTGTCAAGTGTGTAGTGGACTTTGAGAGGATCTATCGCTACCTGAGTGTCATTCACAAGCCAAATGAGGAGTGCCATCTCACCCCCATGG AAAGTGCTATCATGTTGAACCTGTTAATGTCTCTCCCTGAGGAGCTTTCCCAGCTGGACTgcaacaaactgaacaaacatcTGACCCAG CAGTATAACAGTAGAGCTGAAAGCACAGCATAA
- the snapc2 gene encoding snRNA-activating protein complex subunit 2 isoform X2 — protein MKPPPRTRTKPDRNLKPDPVPQRLGKLACKWQRAEQRKLLNALKRFSRTIGEHGDIDYTFLRKQIHTVVESLKNKVISCASFKLKKRRWEDKKVRKPIEVWTQMASAVAGNLEEPISSAFSQMLIVSSTEPRTLRNCDPPQVRRLPTDGPVGRTIPLRPMRYLPVQGESPGTNTAHPLLILKTPAPTIGTAKKLPALSKVVRVPNSKIPPPQQQPSPTAGTSPAATCSSQTAATFCMPGSAEILAAPPTTPQPASHTVIPVPGQGSLSSSSTAVVKTPGVGSSVIQTTQQMSEQHPTTNSTQKSTLSSLHTPLSSSATSLTLLPSTAPSSLASSSSAVGSCYSTHPMLPLSTPAVAFHARLGHTSKYATKDSPRTFGVKCVVDFERIYRYLSVIHKPNEECHLTPMESAIMLNLLMSLPEELSQLDCNKLNKHLTQVYQCLSSPANSKMAGKMFKDLKDGVSAQTEALSCQDSNRTDSQHNNARTIESSDVMDGGGKKLQPDETESQSSGSNNTSSQSGNADVVGLCPPLNPFIVPLKLLMHR, from the exons atgaagccaCCTCCTCGTACTAGAACTAAACCAGATCGCAACCTGAAACCTGACCCCGTACCACAACGTTTAGGTAAACTTGCCTGCAAATGGCAGCGAGCGGAGCAGAGGAAACTCCTGAATGCCCTGAAAAGATTCAGCAGGACCATCGGAGAACACGGAGACATCGACTATACTTTCTTGAGAAAACAG ATTCACACTGTGGTAGAATCTCTGAAGAACAAAGTGATCTCTTGTGCAAGCTTCAAGTTGAAAAAAAGGAGGTGGGAGGACAAGAAGGTCAGAAAGCCCATTGAGGTTTGGACACAAATGGCctctgctgtggctggaaaccTTGAAGAACCCATTTCTAGTGCTTTCTCTCAG ATGCTGATAGTGTCATCCACAGAGCCTCGCACCCTGAGGAACTGTGACCCTCCCCAAGTCCGCAGACTGCCCACAGATGGGCCTGTTGGTCGCACCATCCCTTTGAGACCAATGCGTTATTTGCCAGTCCAAG GTGAGAGCCCTGGCACCAACACTGCCCATCCTCTCCTGATACTCAAGACTCCAGCACCAACCATAGGCACAGCCAAAAAACTCCCAGCACTATCAAAAGTTGTTAGAGTGCCAAACAGCAAAATCCCCCCACCCCAGCAACAGCCTTCACCCACAGCTGGAACCTCACCTGCTGCCACCTGCTCCTCTCAAACTGCTGCCACCTTCTGCATGCCAGGTTCAGCAGAAATACTCGCTGCGCCCCCTACAACCCCACAGCCTGCCTCACACACTGTGATCCCAGTCCCAGGACAGGGCTCACTCAGTTCAAGCTCTACAGCAGTGGTAAAGACTCCAGGTGTTGGCAGCTCTGTAATCCAGACTACCCAGCAGATGTCAGAGCAACATCCTACCACCAACTCTACTCAAAAGTCCACTTTATCCAGTCTTCACACAcccctttcttcctctgccaCCAGTCTCACCCTACTCCCCAGTACTGCTCCATCATCTCTCGCCTCTTCCAGTTCAGCCGTCGGCAGCTGCTATTCCACCCACCCCATGCTCCCACTCTCCACCCCTGCCGTGGCATTTCATGCCAGGTTAGGTCACACCAGCAAATACGCCACAAAAGACAGTCCCAGGACCTTTGGTGTCAAGTGTGTAGTGGACTTTGAGAGGATCTATCGCTACCTGAGTGTCATTCACAAGCCAAATGAGGAGTGCCATCTCACCCCCATGG AAAGTGCTATCATGTTGAACCTGTTAATGTCTCTCCCTGAGGAGCTTTCCCAGCTGGACTgcaacaaactgaacaaacatcTGACCCAG GTGTACCAATGTCTCTCATCCCCTGCTAACTCCAAGATGGcaggaaaaatgtttaaagaccTAAAGGATGGAGTCTCTGCTCAGACAGAGGCACTGAGTTGTCAAGACAGCAACAGAACAGACAGTCAGCACAACAATGCTAGAACTATTGAAAGCAGTGATGTCATGGACGGTGGAGGGAAGAAACTGCAACCAGATGAAACTGAGAGCCAATCATCAGGGAGTAATAACACATCTAGCCAATCAGGGAATGCAGACGTGGTGGGACTCTGCCCCCCCCTCAACCCTTTTATAGTGCCACTGAAACTGTTGATGCACAGATAG